One window from the genome of Salmo salar chromosome ssa25, Ssal_v3.1, whole genome shotgun sequence encodes:
- the dcaf17 gene encoding DDB1- and CUL4-associated factor 17 has protein sequence MPQLRGKNVAAYLDLRSRGIFDAGTLSKLNLKILRGIVLQDSKDFTKVWTKSSKSTIFYESGRIYFENYQCCFSSLPSEPQLLYQLPKRSKAEKIEDALLCQCPLDKGLPTPSDQKPSLLALTSNNCLYRFSAVTGQQLEKVYLSPHHKFRYLGWDVSQETFYVKSIQNKVTSSARQAGFNQNTLLYLAVFRVFPLQLVGVLEINKSIFGSTVIDVVLSQGVLAVSHSTKTVKLYSFEDILNKYIRTELVLGEPCHSEGGKTVGEAPFGIPVNIHINECPPVLFEVSCFDNGVQIGGHPWHYIFTLPHKKHQGSYRICSLKDNTLAKHGIQDMKCCSLESDWIYFHPDDSGRIIHVGPSTINVLKILSELESDAQFDIVKEFSITAHRDDAASHINVTSSGRTVKRRFYQLDDDPDRETFRMVEYEDELDLLAVVEVTHREDEGKAHVRLHDNNTGALLKRVPLVESWDVTYSHELFFDRDTIVHIEQTKNNNFCCHVYKISRGQADE, from the exons ATGCCTCAGCTGAGAGGGAAAAATGTTGCAGCCTACCTAGACCTGAGATCGAGGGGCATTTTTGACGCTGGCACTTTGTCAAAACTCAACTTGAAGATTCTCAGGGGTATTGTCCTCCAG GACAGCAAAGACTTCACCAAAGTCTGGACCAAGTCCTCAAAATCCACTATATTTTATGAGAGTGGGAGGATTTATTTTGAAAATTATCAGTGCTGCTTCAGTAG CCTTCCATCTGAGCCACAACTTCTGTATCAATTACCCAAGCGGTCCAAAGCGGAGAAGATTGAAGATGCATTGCTATGCCAGTGCCCTCTT GACAAAGGGTTGCCAACACCGTCAGATCAAAAACCTAGCCTCTTGGCCCTGACTAGCAATAATTGTCTGTATCGCTTCTCAGCTGTGACAGGACAACAATTGGAGAAAGTTTACTTGTCCCCACATCACAAGTTCAG ATACCTTGGCTGGGATGTATCGCAGGAGACATTTTATGTCAAGTCCATTCAGAATAAAGTGACATCTTCAGCAAGACAG GCAGGTTTCAACCAAAACACCTTGCTGTACCTCGCCGTGTTCCGTGTTTTCCCCCTGCAACTTGTGGGCGTTCTGGAGATCAACAAAAGT ATATTTGGAAGCACTGtcattgatgtagttctgtcccaAGGGGTCCTTGCAGTTTCTCACAGTACCAAGACTGTGAAACTCTATAGCTTTGAAGACATTCTGAATAAG TACATAAGAACGGAATTGGTTCTTGGGGAGCCGTGTCATTCAGAAGGCGGTAAAACTGTGGGAGAAGCTCCATTTGGCATTCCAGTGAATATCCACATCAACG AATGCCCCCCAGTGCTGTTTGAGGTGTCATGCTTCGATAATGGAGTACAGATCGGAGGCCACCCATGGCACTATATCTTCACCCTACCCCATAAGAAACACCAGGGGTCGTACCGCATCTGCTCTCTCAAGGATAACACCCTG GCAAAGCATGGAATACAAGACATGAAGTGCTGTTCTCTGGAGTCTGACTGGATCTACTTCCACCCTGATGACTCAGGAAGAATCATCCATGTTGGACCTAGCACCATAAA TGTGCTGAAAATTCTGAGTGAACTGGAGAGTGATGCACAGTTCGATATAGTGAAGGAGTTTTCCATCACAGCTCACCGAGACGAT GCTGCCTCCCATATCAATGTCACTTCCTCAGGCCGCACAGTGAAGAGAAGATTTTATCAGCTGGATGATGACCCAGACCGAGAG ACATTCCGGATGGTGGAGTATGAGGATGAGCTTGACCTTCTGGCTGTTGTGGAGGTGACCCACAGGGAGGATGAGGGGAAGGCCCACGTCAGACTCCATGACAACAACACTGGAGCGTTACTGAAGAGGGTTCCACTTGTGGAGTCATGGGATGTG ACTTACAGCCACGAGCTGTTCTTTGACAGAGATACAATTGTTCATATTGAACAGACGAAGAATAATAACTTCTGCTGCCATGTCTACAAAATCAGTCGTGGACAAGCAGATGAGTGA
- the LOC106586222 gene encoding plasma membrane ascorbate-dependent reductase CYBRD1, giving the protein MAMENFKQFLFALSAAVSVGFVSTIFVLRWVFYFKEGLAWDGEFAEFNWHPVLMVTGFIFMQGIAIVVYRLPWTWKCSKLMMKFIHAGLNILAFIFAVISLVAVFDFHNAQNIPNMYSLHSWVGLAAVILYSLQLVLGVCIYLIPITPIYLRAAFMPLHVYSGLFIFASVITTALMGITEKLIFGLKYPKYKDSPPEANFVNVLGVLIVVFGAIILWIVTRPSWKRPSEQVLRSLPTYGDGSAGTKMGTALSQQTDPIDPEGNGDARRRSGKLEDSGQVN; this is encoded by the exons ATGGCGATGGAGAATTTCAAGCAGTTCCTGTTCGCTCTGTCGGCCGCTGTATCCGTTGGTTTTGTGTCGACAATTTTTGTTTTGAGATGGGTATTCTACTTCAAGGAAGGTTTAGCATGGGATGGAGAATTTGCGGAATTCAATTGGCACCCTGTTTTAATGGTTACCGGGTTCATTTTTATGCAGGGAATTG CCATTGTGGTGTATAGGTTGCCATGGACCTGGAAGTGCAGCAAGTTAATGATGAAGTTTATTCATGCCGGCTTAAACATATTGGCCTTCATTTTCGCTGTCATATCTCTGGTAGCAGTATTTGACTTCCACAATGCACAAAACATCCCCAACATGTATAGCCTGCACAGCTGGGTGGGGCTAGCAGCGGTGATACTATATTCACTACAG CTTGTTCTGGGAGTGTGTATATACTTGATACCCATCACCCCGATATACCTGAGAGCAGCATTTATGCCCCTGCACGTCTACAGTGGCCTGTTCATCTTTGCCAGTGTCATAACCACAGCACTCATGGGCATCACAGAGAAGCTCATTTTTGGCCT GAAATATCCCAAGTACAAGGACTCTCCCCCAGAGGCCAACTTTGTAAATGTGCTGGGAGTACTGATAGTAGTTTTTGGCGCAATAATTCTCTGGATCGTTACTCGCCCCTCTTGGAAACGCCCCAGTGAGCAGGTCCTACGCTCCCTGCCAACCTACGGGGATGGGTCAGCTGGCACCAAAATGGGCACTGCCCTGTCACAACAAACTGACCCGATTGACCCCGAAGGCAATGGAGATGCCAGGAGAAGGAGTGGTAAATTGGAGGACTCAGGACAGGTCAACTGA